The following are encoded in a window of Flavobacterium sp. WC2421 genomic DNA:
- a CDS encoding T9SS type B sorting domain-containing protein, whose translation MKNSIRLFASLFIIIFLSSSIIHVHASVSFSDLKERIYLIAPPPTVNTPINLCQNSTASPLTATSSPGGTLIWYGTNAIGGVGSASAPTPSTTTVGQTKYYVSQNDGTGESTRAEIVVNVVADNGAAILSFRCDPTQATTTTSVFFDWANNPLISNTYNYSYTINGGPTVSGTTGVSHQEVFGVSPGESATLTLSSATHPCVPPQTLTCTVPCGASTITPNFPTIAPICFGSVAPILGLTSPNNITGTWLPAVISNTTSGSYVFTPNPVLFPCATTQTLNVTVTPLITPTFSGIPAIVCQNAIAPVLPSNSNNVPSISGTWSPATVDTSILGPVTYTFTPNPGQCTSVTPTMVTITIVQNVTPDFASIAPFCSGTTAPILTSTSPNGIVGSWMPATIDNTTSGSYVFTPNPNQCASSQTLNVSIIQKATPDFQPISPICTGTATPVLNNTAPNGITGTWSPATIDNTASGSYVFTPNSNQCANTQTLNVVITPLINPGFASFSVCSGSIPPTLNQTSPNGITGTWSPGIVDNMTSASYDFIPDPNQCASAQTIDVTVILSNTLVDFTWTVTEAFAENQVITISATAAGNYSYMLDSGPLQDSPIFEYVSSGYHSVTVIDQGGCSNPITKSNILVINYSKYFTPNGDSYNDTWNIAELQDELGSKIFIFDRYGKLLKEIRPNGNGWDGNFNGQPMPSNDYWFVVEYTEQNISKKFKSHFSLKR comes from the coding sequence ATGAAAAATAGTATCCGGTTATTTGCTTCTCTTTTTATAATTATATTTTTATCTTCTAGTATCATTCATGTGCATGCTAGTGTCAGTTTTTCTGATCTAAAAGAGAGAATTTATTTAATTGCCCCACCGCCTACAGTAAATACCCCCATTAATTTATGTCAAAATAGTACAGCAAGCCCCTTAACAGCTACATCTTCTCCCGGTGGGACTTTAATTTGGTATGGGACAAATGCAATTGGCGGTGTAGGTTCTGCATCTGCACCAACTCCTTCTACAACAACAGTCGGCCAGACAAAGTATTACGTAAGTCAGAACGATGGCACAGGAGAGAGCACTAGGGCCGAAATTGTTGTAAATGTAGTCGCTGATAATGGAGCAGCTATTTTATCTTTCAGGTGTGACCCTACACAAGCTACAACTACCACTTCTGTTTTTTTTGATTGGGCAAATAACCCGCTTATTTCGAATACTTATAATTATTCGTATACTATTAATGGAGGTCCTACAGTTAGTGGAACCACAGGTGTTTCGCATCAAGAGGTTTTTGGTGTATCACCAGGAGAATCAGCAACATTGACCTTGTCATCTGCAACACATCCTTGTGTTCCTCCACAAACATTGACTTGTACTGTTCCTTGTGGAGCTTCTACGATAACTCCAAATTTTCCTACCATAGCTCCTATTTGTTTTGGATCGGTGGCGCCAATTTTAGGTCTTACATCGCCAAATAATATTACAGGTACTTGGTTACCGGCTGTCATTAGCAATACAACAAGTGGTAGTTATGTCTTTACACCAAATCCAGTTTTATTTCCTTGTGCTACTACGCAAACTTTAAACGTTACAGTTACACCTTTAATTACACCTACTTTTTCCGGTATTCCAGCAATTGTATGTCAAAATGCTATTGCTCCAGTTTTACCTTCTAACTCAAATAATGTGCCTTCTATTTCTGGAACATGGAGTCCTGCTACTGTAGATACTTCAATTTTGGGCCCGGTTACTTATACATTTACGCCTAACCCTGGGCAATGTACTTCAGTAACTCCTACAATGGTTACTATTACAATTGTTCAAAATGTTACCCCAGATTTTGCTTCAATTGCCCCTTTTTGCTCAGGAACAACAGCACCGATATTAACAAGTACCTCTCCTAACGGGATCGTTGGATCTTGGATGCCTGCTACAATTGACAATACTACTAGCGGATCGTATGTTTTTACACCCAATCCAAATCAATGTGCTAGTTCACAGACATTAAATGTTTCGATTATTCAAAAAGCTACACCCGATTTTCAACCTATCTCCCCTATATGTACAGGGACAGCAACTCCTGTTTTGAATAATACGGCACCAAACGGAATTACTGGTACTTGGTCTCCAGCGACAATTGATAACACCGCTAGTGGAAGTTATGTATTTACACCTAATTCAAATCAATGTGCAAATACGCAGACGCTTAATGTTGTAATTACACCACTTATAAACCCTGGATTTGCTTCGTTTTCAGTTTGTTCAGGAAGTATACCTCCAACTTTAAATCAAACGTCTCCAAATGGAATTACAGGGACTTGGTCTCCTGGAATAGTTGATAATATGACAAGTGCTTCATATGACTTTATTCCAGATCCAAATCAATGTGCTAGTGCTCAAACAATCGATGTTACTGTAATACTGTCTAATACTTTAGTTGATTTCACATGGACTGTAACGGAAGCTTTTGCAGAAAATCAAGTAATTACAATTTCAGCTACCGCAGCAGGGAACTATTCTTATATGCTGGATAGTGGACCGCTACAGGATAGTCCAATATTTGAATATGTTTCTTCGGGCTATCATTCTGTAACGGTTATAGACCAAGGAGGGTGTAGTAACCCAATTACAAAATCAAATATTCTAGTAATTAATTATTCAAAATATTTCACTCCAAATGGAGATAGTTATAATGATACTTGGAATATAGCGGAATTACAAGATGAATTGGGTTCTAAAATTTTTATTTTTGATAGATATGGTAAGTTACTAAAGGAAATTAGACCAAACGGAAATGGATGGGATGGTAATTTTAATGGGCAGCCAATGCCAAGCAATGATTACTGGTTTGTAGTTGAATATACAGAACAGAATATTTCAAAAAAGTTTAAATCTCACTTTTCATTAAAACGTTAA
- the cysS gene encoding cysteine--tRNA ligase, translating into MPLYNDQSLKIYNSLSGEKETFVPINEGNIGMYVCGPTVYSNVHLGNVRTFMSFDVIFRYLLHLEYKVRYVRNITDVGHIVDDVDEGEDKIAKKARLEQLEPMEVVQRYTVDFHDILKAFNFLPPSIEPTATGHIIEQIEIIKKIIETGVGYEANGSVYFDVVKFNKTNHYGRLSGRNIEDMLANTRDLDGQSDKRNPQDFALWKKAEPQHIMRWPSPWSDGFPGWHLECTAMSTKYLGNHFDIHGGGMDLKFPHHECEIAQNEACTGQTPVNYWMHANMLTLNGKKMAKSTGNNILPREILTGENSILSKAFSASVARFFMLQAHYRSILDFSDDAIVAAEKGYKRLMEAIDTIKQLTSSTTSTLDIAAWKQSCYDAMNDDFNSPILIAQLFEGVRYINLLNDGKEKLTASDLELFSTAMHAFVFDVLGLEDENSASNSNDKLEGTVNMLISMRNQARADKNFTLSDQIRDQLIALGIQLKDGKEGTTFSI; encoded by the coding sequence ATGCCTCTATATAACGATCAATCTTTAAAAATATACAATTCTCTTTCGGGAGAAAAAGAAACATTTGTTCCTATTAACGAAGGAAACATTGGAATGTACGTATGTGGACCTACGGTTTACAGCAATGTTCACCTTGGAAATGTTAGGACATTTATGTCTTTTGATGTTATTTTTAGATATTTATTGCATTTAGAATACAAAGTTAGGTACGTACGAAACATTACGGATGTAGGTCATATTGTGGATGATGTAGATGAAGGCGAAGATAAAATTGCTAAAAAAGCGCGTTTAGAGCAACTGGAACCTATGGAAGTAGTGCAACGCTATACTGTAGATTTTCATGATATCTTGAAAGCGTTTAATTTTTTACCGCCAAGTATTGAGCCAACGGCTACTGGACATATTATTGAACAAATTGAAATCATCAAAAAAATTATTGAAACAGGAGTTGGTTATGAAGCCAATGGATCTGTATATTTTGATGTTGTTAAGTTCAATAAAACAAATCATTATGGAAGACTAAGTGGAAGAAATATCGAAGATATGCTTGCTAATACCCGTGATCTTGATGGACAATCGGACAAGAGAAATCCGCAAGATTTTGCGCTTTGGAAAAAAGCAGAGCCACAACACATTATGCGTTGGCCGTCTCCATGGAGTGATGGATTCCCAGGTTGGCATCTAGAATGTACTGCAATGAGTACAAAATACTTAGGAAATCATTTTGACATTCACGGTGGCGGAATGGATTTAAAATTCCCGCATCATGAGTGCGAAATTGCACAAAATGAAGCATGTACAGGACAGACTCCAGTAAATTATTGGATGCATGCCAATATGTTGACTTTGAACGGTAAAAAAATGGCAAAATCTACTGGAAACAACATTCTTCCAAGAGAGATTTTGACTGGTGAAAATTCAATATTAAGTAAAGCATTTTCGGCATCAGTTGCTCGATTTTTTATGCTTCAAGCCCATTATAGAAGTATTCTTGATTTTTCTGACGATGCCATCGTTGCTGCCGAAAAAGGATATAAAAGATTGATGGAAGCGATTGATACTATAAAGCAACTAACTTCTAGTACTACTAGTACACTTGATATAGCTGCATGGAAACAATCTTGCTATGACGCTATGAATGATGATTTTAACTCTCCTATTTTAATTGCTCAATTATTTGAAGGAGTACGTTATATCAACCTACTAAATGACGGAAAAGAAAAATTAACTGCTTCTGATCTAGAACTGTTTTCAACAGCTATGCATGCTTTTGTATTTGATGTCTTAGGCTTAGAAGACGAAAATTCAGCTAGTAACAGTAATGACAAGTTAGAAGGAACAGTTAATATGCTTATTAGCATGCGAAATCAAGCGAGAGCCGATAAGAATTTTACGCTATCGGATCAAATTAGAGATCAATTAATTGCTTTAGGAATACAATTGAAAGATGGAAAAGAAGGAACAACCTTTAGCATTTAA
- a CDS encoding DUF1573 domain-containing protein, whose translation MKKIATLIVVVLFSSIGFAQNGAKIDFKDENNTIDYGTITKGKDNGIRAFVFTNTGNAPLIISSVQSTSSCTILSKQTDTILPGKSSKIEVKYNMVAGPIRKTITVESNAVNYDEGRIPLKIKGEVIAN comes from the coding sequence ATGAAAAAAATAGCAACATTAATAGTGGTCGTATTATTCAGTAGTATTGGATTTGCACAAAACGGAGCTAAAATTGACTTTAAAGACGAAAATAATACGATTGACTACGGGACAATTACAAAAGGAAAAGATAATGGTATAAGAGCATTTGTATTTACAAATACTGGAAATGCTCCTCTTATTATATCCTCTGTGCAATCGACATCGAGTTGTACTATTTTATCGAAACAAACGGACACCATATTACCAGGTAAATCATCCAAAATAGAAGTAAAATACAACATGGTAGCAGGCCCTATTAGAAAAACAATTACTGTAGAGTCTAATGCTGTTAATTATGATGAAGGTAGAATCCCTTTAAAAATAAAAGGTGAGGTTATAGCTAACTAA
- a CDS encoding acyloxyacyl hydrolase, whose protein sequence is MSKKIHFALLVFFLIHASFAQKNKNDLLVGFSYGFGHELKNKNYTFENKFYKAHVGYIVKQLKQFRCELILEPEINLANHKLINPLFITSDDPDYLVKREYYSKTNRINQYILNFGVILRKPISNAFSFFVLGSVGPLISDVETERLAKGFALSNTLAIGFDLEINSFTIEIKPSFRHVSNAGLSSPNLGFNTQNFEFGIFYKL, encoded by the coding sequence ATGAGTAAAAAAATACATTTTGCGCTATTGGTGTTTTTTTTAATTCATGCTTCTTTTGCTCAAAAAAACAAGAATGATTTATTAGTGGGTTTTTCATACGGTTTTGGACATGAATTGAAAAACAAGAACTATACATTTGAAAATAAATTTTATAAAGCACATGTAGGATATATAGTCAAACAACTAAAGCAATTTAGGTGTGAATTAATTTTGGAGCCAGAAATAAATTTAGCCAATCATAAACTGATCAATCCTCTTTTTATTACCAGTGATGATCCTGATTATTTGGTGAAAAGAGAATATTATTCCAAAACTAATAGAATCAATCAGTACATTTTAAACTTTGGAGTTATTTTAAGAAAGCCAATTTCTAATGCCTTTAGTTTTTTTGTTTTGGGAAGTGTGGGACCTTTAATTTCTGATGTTGAAACTGAACGTTTGGCCAAAGGGTTTGCATTGTCAAATACGTTAGCAATAGGATTTGATTTAGAAATTAACAGTTTTACAATTGAAATCAAGCCTAGTTTTCGACATGTTTCTAATGCAGGCCTAAGTAGTCCTAATCTTGGATTTAATACTCAGAATTTTGAATTTGGTATTTTCTACAAGTTGTAA
- the folE gene encoding GTP cyclohydrolase I FolE: MINNEEIHDEIGDNHIGSCAKNPVRDDAFAISDDEKIEKIKKDVESILITLGMDLTDDSMKGTPNRVAKMFVKEIFGGLNPAKKPKASTFDNNYKYGEMLVEKNITLYSTCEHHLLPIIGRAHVAYISNGTVIGLSKMNRIVEYYSKRPQVQERLTMQIVQELQRALGTQDVACVIDAKHLCVNSRGISDIESSTVTSEFGGKFKEPQARREFLDYIKLETKF; encoded by the coding sequence ATGATAAACAATGAAGAAATTCATGACGAAATAGGAGATAATCATATTGGTTCATGTGCAAAAAATCCAGTTCGAGACGATGCTTTTGCAATAAGTGACGACGAAAAAATTGAAAAAATAAAAAAAGATGTTGAAAGTATCCTAATTACCCTTGGGATGGACTTGACAGATGATAGCATGAAGGGCACACCTAATCGTGTTGCAAAAATGTTTGTTAAAGAAATTTTTGGAGGATTGAATCCTGCAAAAAAACCAAAAGCATCTACTTTTGACAATAATTATAAATACGGTGAAATGTTAGTTGAAAAAAACATTACACTCTACTCTACTTGTGAGCATCATTTATTACCAATTATAGGAAGAGCACATGTTGCTTACATCTCTAATGGTACAGTAATTGGACTTTCAAAAATGAATCGTATTGTAGAATATTATTCTAAAAGACCACAGGTACAAGAACGTTTAACAATGCAAATAGTTCAAGAACTTCAAAGGGCATTAGGAACTCAAGACGTTGCTTGTGTCATTGATGCCAAACATCTTTGTGTAAACTCAAGAGGTATTAGTGATATTGAAAGTAGTACCGTAACCTCAGAATTTGGTGGTAAATTTAAAGAACCTCAAGCAAGAAGAGAATTTTTGGATTATATCAAATTAGAAACAAAATTCTAG
- the yidD gene encoding membrane protein insertion efficiency factor YidD yields the protein MLSNILIFPFLLLVRLYQLVLSPLMPATCRFEPTCSAYMIEALQVHGLFRGGYLGIKRILSCHPWGKTGYDPVPKKKCNH from the coding sequence ATACTATCAAATATCCTCATTTTTCCTTTTTTACTATTGGTCCGATTGTATCAATTAGTATTATCTCCACTTATGCCTGCAACCTGCCGTTTTGAACCTACATGTTCTGCTTATATGATTGAAGCTTTACAAGTACATGGTCTATTTCGAGGTGGTTATCTAGGTATAAAAAGAATTTTAAGTTGTCATCCTTGGGGAAAAACAGGCTATGACCCTGTTCCAAAAAAGAAATGCAACCATTAA
- the lgt gene encoding prolipoprotein diacylglyceryl transferase, whose amino-acid sequence MTHALNIVWNPSEGIDLGFFIIRFYSLMFVIAFGLGWYIMKNIYERENESIEKLDSLFIWTVLATLLGARLGHVFFYDWEYYRNHLVEILLPIRENAVENLFGFIPGWEFTGYQGLASHGAAISIIIAMYYYSKKILKRPLLWILDRVVIAVASGAIFVRLGNFFNSEIVGKETTSSFGIKFVRDYFSPRDAVNATQIANPKEAYHAIATNPKFASLLEQVPAKHPAQLYEAFCYVFVFAILFFLYWKTEAREKSGFLFGLFLVLLFTVRIVVEFVKESQGGFESALGLLSTGQWLSIPFILIGAYFIFTAEKPVTI is encoded by the coding sequence ATGACACACGCTTTAAATATAGTTTGGAATCCATCGGAAGGAATTGATCTTGGTTTTTTTATAATCCGTTTTTACAGCCTTATGTTTGTAATTGCTTTTGGATTAGGATGGTATATCATGAAAAATATATATGAGCGAGAAAATGAATCTATAGAAAAACTAGATTCTTTATTCATTTGGACTGTACTTGCCACATTACTTGGAGCCCGTTTAGGTCATGTATTTTTTTATGATTGGGAATATTATCGTAATCATTTAGTCGAAATTCTTCTACCTATTAGAGAAAATGCTGTAGAAAATTTGTTTGGCTTTATCCCTGGCTGGGAATTTACTGGATATCAAGGGCTGGCCAGTCATGGCGCAGCCATTTCTATCATAATTGCAATGTATTATTACAGCAAAAAAATACTAAAAAGACCCTTATTATGGATTTTAGACAGAGTTGTTATTGCTGTTGCAAGTGGAGCAATTTTTGTACGATTAGGTAATTTTTTCAATTCAGAAATTGTTGGAAAAGAAACAACTTCATCATTTGGAATAAAGTTTGTTAGAGATTATTTTAGTCCAAGAGATGCTGTTAATGCGACTCAAATTGCAAATCCAAAAGAAGCTTATCATGCGATAGCAACTAATCCAAAGTTTGCTAGTTTATTAGAGCAAGTACCTGCTAAACATCCAGCACAATTATACGAAGCATTTTGTTATGTTTTTGTATTTGCTATCTTGTTCTTCTTGTATTGGAAAACAGAAGCAAGAGAAAAATCAGGTTTCTTATTTGGTCTTTTTCTAGTTTTATTATTCACTGTACGAATAGTCGTAGAATTTGTAAAAGAGAGCCAAGGAGGTTTTGAAAGTGCCTTAGGTTTGCTTTCTACAGGTCAATGGCTCAGTATTCCTTTTATATTAATTGGTGCTTATTTCATCTTCACTGCTGAAAAACCTGTTACTATCTAA
- a CDS encoding pyridoxal phosphate-dependent aminotransferase: protein MPKISNKGNLMPESPIRKLVPYSEIAKKKGNKVYHLNIGQPDIKTPEVAINAVKNFDIEVLEYSHSAGFESYRTKLSQFYKNQGLPINFEDIIITTGGSEALLFAMGSTMDQGDEIIIPEPFYANYNGFSTASGVTVVPVISSIDTGFALPPIADFEKLITPKTKAILICNPGNPTGYLYSKEEIMQLAEIVKKHDLFLIADEVYREFTYDGDLHYSVMNIPGLEENAIMIDSVSKRYSMCGARIGCIVSKNKELMATAMKFAQARLSPPTFAQVASEAALDTPQSYFDEVISEYRERRDTLITELNKIEGVKVATPKGAFYCIAELPIDNADYFAQWLLETYDLNGETVMVAPAAGFYSTPGVGLNQVRIAYVLKKEDLITAVHILKEAITTYNSK from the coding sequence ATGCCAAAAATATCGAATAAAGGTAATTTAATGCCTGAATCACCTATCCGTAAATTAGTTCCTTACTCGGAAATTGCTAAGAAAAAAGGCAATAAAGTATATCATCTAAATATTGGTCAACCCGATATAAAAACACCAGAAGTAGCTATCAATGCTGTTAAAAACTTTGATATAGAAGTTTTAGAATACAGTCATTCCGCTGGTTTTGAAAGCTATAGAACTAAACTATCTCAATTTTACAAAAACCAAGGTTTACCAATTAATTTTGAAGACATCATTATTACTACTGGAGGCTCTGAAGCGTTGTTATTTGCAATGGGTAGTACTATGGACCAAGGAGATGAGATCATCATTCCTGAACCTTTCTATGCCAATTACAATGGTTTTTCAACAGCATCTGGTGTAACGGTAGTTCCAGTTATTTCATCGATTGACACTGGATTTGCTTTACCTCCTATCGCAGATTTTGAAAAATTAATTACACCAAAAACAAAAGCTATCCTTATTTGCAATCCTGGTAATCCAACTGGTTATTTGTATTCCAAAGAGGAAATCATGCAACTAGCAGAAATCGTAAAAAAACACGATTTATTCTTGATTGCTGATGAAGTGTATAGAGAGTTTACTTACGATGGTGATTTACACTATTCTGTAATGAACATTCCTGGACTAGAGGAAAACGCCATTATGATTGATTCTGTTTCTAAAAGATACAGTATGTGTGGTGCAAGAATTGGTTGTATTGTTTCAAAAAACAAAGAACTAATGGCTACAGCAATGAAATTTGCACAAGCAAGATTGAGCCCGCCTACATTTGCTCAAGTAGCAAGTGAAGCCGCTCTTGATACTCCACAAAGTTATTTTGACGAAGTAATATCTGAATATAGAGAACGTAGAGATACACTAATTACCGAATTAAATAAAATAGAGGGTGTAAAAGTAGCTACTCCAAAAGGAGCTTTTTATTGTATCGCAGAGTTGCCTATAGACAACGCAGATTATTTTGCACAATGGCTATTAGAAACTTACGATTTAAATGGTGAAACGGTAATGGTAGCACCAGCTGCTGGTTTTTATTCCACTCCTGGAGTTGGTTTAAACCAAGTTAGAATAGCCTATGTATTGAAAAAAGAAGATTTAATTACGGCTGTACACATCCTTAAAGAAGCAATTACAACTTATAATTCTAAATAA
- a CDS encoding aspartyl protease family protein: protein MKKNLLYFFLLLYSFSTNAQDGFHFVKNSNKVSIPFKLINNLVFIPLNVNGVELTFLLDTGVEETVLFSLEDKKEINLKNIEKISLKGLGSEEAVEGLKSTGNLLEVKGMESRNHLLYIILDPDFNLSSHIGIPVNGIIGYSFFKNNLVEINYDKKRIFFYHDNGKNKRRIEKKYKKLPISIERAKPYIVANVMIDSVNIASKLLVDIGNSDAVWLFQNVSDKIKVPNRNFEDYLGKGFSGDVEGRRARISEFTISDFKFSNLVIAFPDSNSVKHVKMVPNRFGSVGGEILKRFSIVFDYPNNSLYFRKGKEYFAPFNYNKSGIEIRHSGMQWVQETVHLQTVPVLADTFDSKVEKKTSDFQYKFKLKPIYEIANLRKNSPAALCGLQLGDVIVSINSNLAHKYTLQQMNSFLKSEDEKWITVEVLREGVVLKFKFQLQNIL from the coding sequence ATGAAAAAAAATCTGCTGTATTTTTTTTTACTCCTTTATTCTTTTTCTACTAATGCTCAAGATGGATTTCATTTTGTTAAAAATAGTAATAAAGTAAGTATTCCTTTTAAATTAATAAATAATTTAGTCTTCATTCCATTAAATGTTAATGGGGTTGAGCTGACTTTTTTATTGGATACAGGTGTTGAAGAGACAGTATTATTTAGTTTAGAAGATAAAAAGGAAATCAATTTAAAAAACATTGAAAAAATAAGTTTAAAAGGGTTGGGAAGTGAAGAAGCTGTTGAAGGACTAAAGTCAACTGGGAATTTATTGGAGGTAAAAGGGATGGAATCGCGGAATCATCTTTTGTATATTATTTTGGATCCGGATTTTAATCTGTCATCTCATATTGGAATTCCTGTAAATGGAATTATAGGATATTCTTTTTTTAAAAATAATCTAGTAGAAATTAATTACGATAAAAAAAGAATATTTTTTTACCATGATAATGGTAAAAATAAGAGAAGGATTGAAAAAAAATATAAAAAATTACCAATTTCCATTGAAAGAGCAAAGCCATATATTGTTGCAAATGTCATGATTGACTCCGTTAATATCGCTTCAAAATTATTGGTCGATATTGGTAATAGTGATGCAGTTTGGCTTTTTCAAAATGTATCTGATAAAATAAAAGTACCAAACAGAAATTTTGAAGATTATTTGGGTAAAGGTTTTAGTGGAGATGTGGAAGGGAGAAGAGCCCGTATTTCAGAATTTACAATTTCCGATTTTAAATTTTCTAATCTCGTTATAGCATTCCCAGATTCGAATTCAGTGAAGCATGTAAAAATGGTACCCAACAGATTCGGTTCAGTAGGGGGTGAAATTTTAAAAAGATTCTCAATAGTTTTTGATTATCCTAACAATAGCTTGTATTTTAGAAAAGGGAAAGAGTACTTCGCTCCTTTTAATTATAATAAAAGTGGAATTGAGATCAGGCACAGTGGAATGCAATGGGTGCAAGAAACCGTCCATCTTCAGACTGTACCAGTATTGGCGGATACTTTTGATTCAAAAGTGGAAAAGAAAACATCTGATTTTCAATATAAATTTAAATTAAAACCTATTTATGAAATAGCAAACCTTAGGAAAAATTCTCCAGCAGCTCTTTGTGGTTTACAATTAGGTGATGTGATTGTTTCTATCAATTCGAATTTAGCTCATAAATATACATTACAGCAAATGAATTCTTTCTTAAAATCGGAGGATGAAAAATGGATTACTGTAGAGGTATTAAGAGAAGGGGTAGTTTTAAAATTTAAATTTCAACTGCAAAATATTTTGTAA